A single region of the Octopus bimaculoides isolate UCB-OBI-ISO-001 chromosome 6, ASM119413v2, whole genome shotgun sequence genome encodes:
- the LOC106874042 gene encoding FMRFamide receptor, with the protein MEVVTSTLESSFIKHLPNSTDTNHEEFYHMAQYITGLIVYPITCVFGITGNILTLVVLSHKDLATSTNVYLSALAVGDLIKLINDTLYFIVLLIKTWNPDKGDESLSRLYPYAHYLFNLSLCITGWLTVSVAFERYISICHPTRAKEMCTVFRARIVSTFVFIFMIIFSLPSALRYKTVIRLRPNTNDSYHDVELTDLGRNDAFMTPYTWVQNCLRTLLPLLILVFLNARIVHELRKSRVPGKKLSSRNRITLMLIVVVIVFIICITPDAIMSTVFGFGYYDETNLVRGIREITDTLLAINSACNFVLYCTMSKVFRDTFVKMFLRDCTWCPMWCSNKWKLESQTNQINSTVK; encoded by the coding sequence ATGGAGGTTGTGACTTCAACATTAGAGTCCAGTTTTATTAAACATCTACCAAACAGCACTGATActaaccatgaagaattttatcaTATGGCTCAATACATTACTGGACTTATTGTTTACCCAATCACTTGCGTTTTCGGCATAACTGGCAATATACTTACATTGGTCGTTCTCTCTCACAAAGATTTAGCTACATCAACTAACGTCTATCTCTCAGCACTTGCTGTTGGAGATCTGATAAAATTGATCAATGACACgttgtatttcattgttttgctCATTAAGACATGGAATCCTGATAAAGGTGATGAATCCCTTTCAAGACTTTATCCATACGCCCACTATTTATTTAACCTATCTCTCTGCATAACAGGATGGCTAACAGTATCAGTTGCATTTGAACGTTATATTTCTATATGCCATCCAACAAGAGCCAAAGAGATGTGTACAGTTTTTAGAGCTCGCATTGTGAGcacttttgtatttatatttatgataatattCTCGCTTCCGTCAGCCCTTCGATATAAAACTGTTATACGGCTACGACCTAATACTAATGACTCATACCATGATGTAGAACTAACTGATTTGGGTCGAAATGATGCATTTATGACTCCTTATACATGGGTACAAAATTGCTTGAGAACACTTTTACCTTTGCTTATATTAGTTTTCTTGAATGCTCGAATTGTCCACGAGTTAAGAAAATCACGTGTCCCAGGTAAGAAATTGTCCTCAAGAAACCGTATTACTTTAATGTTAATCGTTGTCGTGATAgtatttattatttgcattacTCCAGATGCTATCATGTCGACAGTATTTGGATTTGGCTATTACGATGAAACAAACTTAGTTAGAGGAATCAGAGAAATAACTGACACTCTATTGGCAATCAACTCAGCATGTAATTTTGTACTCTACTGTACTATGAGCAAAGTATTTCGAGATACTTTCGTTAAAATGTTTCTGAGGGACTGTACTTGGTGTCCAATGTGGTGTTCGAATAAATGGAAGCTAGAATCTCAAACAAATCAGATTAATAGCACGGTAAAATGA